One Bacteroidota bacterium genomic window carries:
- a CDS encoding response regulator, which yields MAINKTILLVEDNSDDELLTIRALKKNNITNKIDVARDGQEAVDYLFERKGNDSELPALIILDLKLPKIDGLEVLKRIRENQKTRFIPVVILTSSNEEEDILASYGLGANSFIRKPVDFLKFVEVASNIGIYWLMLNEAPQKSFNK from the coding sequence ATGGCTATCAATAAAACAATTCTGCTGGTTGAAGATAATTCTGATGATGAATTGCTGACTATTCGAGCTCTGAAAAAGAATAACATAACTAACAAAATTGATGTGGCACGGGACGGGCAGGAAGCCGTCGACTACCTTTTCGAAAGAAAAGGCAACGATTCAGAATTGCCGGCTTTGATAATTCTGGACCTTAAACTTCCGAAAATCGACGGTTTGGAAGTGTTAAAAAGAATCAGAGAGAATCAAAAAACAAGATTTATCCCCGTGGTCATTCTTACATCGTCGAACGAGGAGGAGGATATTCTTGCCAGCTATGGACTTGGTGCCAACAGCTTTATAAGAAAACCTGTCGATTTTCTAAAATTTGTTGAAGTGGCAAGCAATATCGGGATATACTGGCTAATGCTCAACGAAGCTCCTCAAAAATCATTCAACAAATAA
- a CDS encoding heavy metal translocating P-type ATPase, producing the protein MNNIKNVIMPLTGMTCTNCVSGIEMSLGKLKGILEARVDYANENLHVSFDHGLLAENDIIAFIKRIGYGVSTAKVEVVITGMTDETDAQNLSGLIKSHEGVVAANISYSSETAILEYFPGMTNLSELLSLIRKAGFDLVKTDGSEEFKDVESEIRASELKRQRRLMITGLIFTIPLIIYSMLRDFKVVGFEYDLYAMLAVATIVQFYVGGRFYSGAYHSLRLGRANMDVLIVLGSSVAYLSSLLVVLGIINSPNVYFETGATIIAFIRLGKYLETKAKGRTTDALRVLFGLQAKTATVIRNGTEMTVDVNDVVFGDVVLLKPGERAPVDGVVCEGKSAFEESMITGESMPVSKGPGDKVFSGTINREGLIKFEAVNVGKNTTLAHIIRLVKEAQGSKAPIQKLTDEIGKYFVPLIIALAFFTFTGWIYVAQLDWAGAMINAIAVLVIACPCAIGLATPTAIMVGTSKGAENGILFKNSEILEKASRINIVVLDKTGTITTGELQVKDIIPLNGYTKNEVLHLAACAEKGSEHPIGRAIVRAAEERSLNPLRPSKFRAFAGFGVRALVGDKTISIGNSRMMKNDGLDLRQLEKEILPLEEDGKTVMTVTISDPVNNLPLQVIGIIAVADTVKAGSAEAIAELQQLGIEVVMITGDNKSTANSIAKQVGISRVIAEVPPGGKVDAIKEMQNARSLGNYSSPVVAMVGDGINDAPALAQADVGIAIGTGTDIAIAAAGITLISGDLTGIGKAISLSRGTSETIVQNLIWALFYNIALIPVAGFGLLSPMFAAGAMAFSSIFVVSNSLRLKGYKVRTFEPPKSIARQSIELIPRLALPTISLAVLITLPMLAMSKSEMEIKNVIETGMTPLLMMVMAISNGLIAISYASIPVFLVIFIRKRKDLPFSWILVLFGLFILACGTTHVVHIIGLWWSVDWWQASVDAACAVISVSTAIIVWPILPKLLAIPSPEQLKQLNSELQSEKEKLIFTQTELQKAYKEVEQRVAERTAELLVANENLVNEIRERLKAEAALHETNEYLENLFNYANAPIIVWDPALAITRFNHAFENLSGYSKEEVIGKKLDFLFPPETAEDSLELIRKTSEGERWESVEIEILRKDGEIRTVLWNSANVLDKNDIEIRATIAQGNDITERKSAEIALRESEKQFRTMIETIPVAIHLSTGVEQFTEYINPEFVRLFGYTEKEVGSGNDWWPLAYPDENYRKAISEEWMRMVDHAIATQTKIPPFESIVTCKDGSKRNISWTFITLGEKNYSCGVDLTARILAENEIRELNQQLEHRVEERTSQLAATNKELESFSYSVSHDLRAPLRSIDGFSQALLEEYSDHFDDQGQMYLNRLRFNAQRMGQLIDEMLSLSRLTRAEMKLKQVNLSDIASAICQELKEREPERIVDISITPDMVDQADPTLMEAVLQNLLNNAWKFSSKKEKATIEFGLTTINGRKTYFVKDNGAGFNMEYIDKLFTPFQRLHRADEFSGTGVGLATVQRIIRRHKGDVWAESKVGEGTVFYFTLNSDKEH; encoded by the coding sequence ATGAATAACATAAAGAATGTTATCATGCCTCTGACAGGAATGACATGCACGAACTGTGTGTCAGGCATTGAGATGAGCCTTGGGAAGCTAAAAGGTATTCTCGAAGCCCGCGTCGATTATGCAAATGAAAACCTTCATGTCTCCTTCGATCACGGACTTCTTGCCGAAAACGATATAATCGCATTCATCAAGCGTATTGGCTATGGAGTTTCCACCGCTAAAGTGGAGGTGGTGATCACGGGGATGACTGACGAAACTGATGCACAAAATCTCTCCGGACTGATTAAATCTCACGAAGGAGTGGTAGCCGCAAATATCAGCTACTCTTCCGAAACAGCAATTCTCGAATACTTCCCCGGAATGACAAATCTTTCCGAACTCCTCTCTCTGATTCGCAAGGCAGGATTTGACCTCGTAAAAACTGATGGTTCTGAAGAATTTAAGGATGTTGAATCTGAAATCCGAGCTTCGGAACTAAAAAGACAAAGGCGATTGATGATAACAGGTCTGATTTTTACCATTCCACTCATCATCTACAGCATGCTTCGCGATTTTAAGGTGGTCGGTTTTGAATATGATCTTTATGCAATGCTCGCTGTTGCAACAATTGTGCAGTTTTATGTCGGTGGCAGGTTCTATTCCGGGGCATACCACAGTCTCCGGCTTGGAAGAGCCAACATGGATGTGCTCATTGTTCTTGGCTCTTCGGTGGCATATCTCTCGAGTCTTCTGGTTGTACTCGGTATCATAAATAGCCCGAATGTATATTTTGAGACGGGAGCGACAATAATTGCGTTCATCAGACTCGGGAAATATCTCGAAACAAAAGCCAAAGGCAGAACCACTGATGCATTAAGAGTCCTGTTTGGTTTACAGGCAAAAACTGCAACTGTTATTCGGAACGGCACAGAGATGACCGTTGATGTGAATGATGTGGTTTTTGGGGATGTGGTGCTTCTTAAACCGGGTGAAAGGGCACCCGTTGACGGGGTGGTGTGTGAAGGCAAGTCGGCGTTTGAAGAGTCGATGATAACGGGAGAGTCGATGCCGGTAAGCAAGGGTCCCGGTGATAAAGTGTTTAGCGGCACCATAAACCGTGAAGGGTTAATAAAGTTTGAGGCTGTAAATGTGGGTAAAAACACCACCCTCGCACATATAATCCGGCTTGTAAAAGAGGCGCAGGGAAGCAAGGCACCAATTCAGAAATTAACGGATGAAATCGGCAAATATTTTGTACCGCTAATAATTGCCCTCGCATTTTTCACTTTCACAGGATGGATTTATGTAGCTCAACTCGATTGGGCAGGGGCGATGATAAATGCGATAGCAGTTCTTGTGATCGCATGCCCGTGTGCAATTGGTCTGGCAACCCCGACAGCAATCATGGTCGGTACCTCAAAAGGGGCGGAAAACGGAATTCTCTTCAAGAACAGCGAAATTCTCGAGAAAGCAAGTAGAATCAATATTGTGGTGCTCGACAAAACAGGCACCATCACAACAGGCGAACTACAGGTAAAGGATATTATTCCCCTGAACGGATACACAAAAAACGAGGTTCTTCATCTTGCTGCCTGTGCGGAGAAGGGTTCGGAACACCCCATAGGCAGAGCGATTGTGAGAGCCGCTGAGGAAAGAAGTCTTAATCCTTTGCGACCTTCAAAGTTCAGGGCGTTCGCCGGCTTTGGTGTAAGAGCACTGGTTGGCGACAAGACCATTTCGATCGGCAACTCCCGTATGATGAAGAATGACGGCTTGGATCTCCGGCAACTCGAAAAGGAGATTCTGCCTCTCGAGGAAGATGGAAAAACGGTGATGACCGTTACCATCTCCGATCCGGTAAACAACCTCCCTCTTCAAGTGATTGGCATTATTGCGGTAGCTGATACTGTAAAAGCAGGTTCAGCGGAAGCCATTGCCGAACTTCAGCAGCTTGGCATTGAAGTGGTGATGATAACAGGCGACAACAAATCGACAGCCAATTCAATAGCGAAACAGGTTGGTATCTCAAGAGTAATAGCTGAGGTGCCACCGGGCGGTAAAGTTGATGCAATTAAAGAAATGCAGAATGCCCGGTCTCTCGGGAATTACTCTTCTCCCGTTGTCGCAATGGTTGGAGACGGAATTAATGATGCCCCTGCTCTTGCTCAGGCAGATGTTGGGATAGCAATTGGGACAGGCACGGATATCGCCATTGCTGCAGCCGGAATCACTCTGATAAGCGGCGACCTTACCGGCATCGGCAAGGCAATTTCCCTCTCCCGCGGCACTTCCGAAACCATTGTTCAAAACCTCATCTGGGCTCTTTTTTATAACATTGCCCTGATTCCGGTTGCGGGATTCGGACTCCTCAGCCCGATGTTTGCCGCCGGTGCAATGGCATTCAGTTCCATATTTGTTGTTTCAAACAGCCTCCGGTTAAAGGGGTATAAAGTGAGAACTTTCGAACCTCCAAAATCGATCGCCAGGCAATCGATTGAGCTGATACCAAGACTTGCGCTCCCGACCATTTCTCTCGCGGTTCTTATTACTCTTCCGATGCTCGCCATGTCGAAGAGCGAAATGGAGATAAAAAATGTAATCGAGACGGGTATGACACCACTTCTTATGATGGTGATGGCGATTTCGAACGGACTCATTGCAATTTCCTATGCCTCGATACCGGTCTTTCTTGTTATTTTTATTCGTAAAAGAAAAGATCTCCCGTTCAGTTGGATTCTTGTCCTCTTCGGATTGTTTATTCTTGCCTGCGGAACCACCCATGTAGTCCATATTATCGGATTGTGGTGGTCGGTCGACTGGTGGCAGGCATCGGTGGATGCAGCATGTGCCGTCATTTCTGTCTCAACAGCAATTATAGTCTGGCCCATTCTGCCTAAACTTCTGGCAATTCCGAGCCCCGAACAATTGAAACAATTGAACTCGGAGCTTCAGAGCGAAAAGGAAAAACTGATTTTTACTCAAACTGAACTCCAAAAAGCCTATAAAGAGGTGGAGCAAAGAGTAGCTGAAAGAACGGCTGAACTTCTTGTTGCAAACGAAAATCTTGTAAATGAAATAAGGGAAAGACTAAAAGCTGAAGCCGCTCTCCATGAAACTAACGAGTATCTCGAAAACCTCTTCAATTATGCTAATGCACCGATTATTGTTTGGGATCCGGCTCTTGCCATCACCCGGTTTAATCATGCATTCGAAAATCTCAGTGGATACTCCAAGGAGGAAGTTATTGGTAAAAAGCTCGATTTTCTCTTCCCTCCCGAGACAGCGGAAGACTCGCTGGAATTAATCAGAAAGACATCCGAGGGGGAAAGATGGGAATCGGTTGAAATCGAAATCCTCAGAAAAGATGGTGAAATCAGAACGGTTCTGTGGAACTCTGCCAATGTCCTCGATAAAAATGATATTGAAATTAGGGCTACCATTGCACAGGGAAATGATATAACTGAAAGAAAGTCTGCTGAAATAGCCTTAAGAGAGAGCGAGAAACAGTTCCGTACGATGATCGAGACAATTCCTGTGGCTATCCATCTTTCAACGGGAGTCGAACAATTTACAGAATACATTAACCCCGAATTCGTCAGGCTTTTCGGTTATACGGAAAAGGAGGTCGGTTCAGGAAACGACTGGTGGCCCCTCGCATATCCTGATGAGAACTATCGAAAGGCTATCTCTGAGGAATGGATGAGAATGGTCGACCATGCCATCGCCACACAAACAAAAATTCCTCCTTTCGAGTCTATAGTCACCTGTAAGGATGGCTCGAAACGAAACATATCCTGGACTTTTATTACACTCGGTGAAAAGAACTATTCATGCGGCGTCGATCTCACTGCAAGAATTCTGGCAGAAAACGAGATAAGGGAGCTGAACCAGCAGCTTGAGCACAGGGTGGAGGAAAGGACTTCACAGCTTGCAGCCACCAACAAGGAACTTGAATCTTTCAGCTACTCTGTGTCGCACGATTTAAGAGCACCATTGAGAAGTATCGACGGATTCAGTCAGGCTCTTCTCGAGGAATATTCTGACCATTTTGACGATCAGGGGCAGATGTACCTAAACCGGCTAAGATTTAATGCTCAAAGAATGGGTCAACTGATCGATGAAATGCTCAGTCTCTCCCGCTTAACCAGGGCGGAAATGAAATTGAAGCAGGTAAATCTTTCGGATATCGCTTCAGCAATCTGTCAGGAATTGAAAGAGAGGGAGCCGGAAAGAATTGTCGACATCTCGATCACTCCCGACATGGTCGACCAGGCAGACCCCACCCTGATGGAAGCCGTACTTCAAAATCTGCTGAACAACGCATGGAAATTCAGCTCTAAAAAAGAAAAAGCAACCATTGAATTCGGGCTGACTACAATAAACGGAAGAAAGACATACTTCGTGAAAGACAACGGCGCCGGCTTCAACATGGAATATATCGATAAACTTTTTACACCTTTCCAGCGCCTCCACAGAGCCGATGAATTCAGCGGTACAGGTGTGGGTCTCGCTACAGTTCAACGCATTATCCGGCGTCACAAAGGTGATGTATGGGCGGAGAGTAAAGTTGGAGAAGGTACTGTTTTTTATTTCACTCTAAACTCTGATAAGGAGCACTAA
- the cydB gene encoding cytochrome d ubiquinol oxidase subunit II: MEFTLDINTIWFILIGVLLSGYGILDGFDLGVGSLHLLTKSDLDRRILLNSIGPVWDGNEVWLVTGGGALFAAFPDVYATAFSGFYIPFMLLLFVLIFRAVSIEVRSKSEGKRWRAGWDRAFSISSMVISLLIGITIGNVILGLPIGKDKELYSSVIDMLNPYALLVGLTTLAAFMMHGSIYLAMKTDGELQKQVRGWINNTIIFFVITYVTATMATLIYIPHMVEPFRQHPAFFALAILNMLAIANIPREINRGKDFFAFLSSSAAILSLMALFAVGLFPNFLISSISPEYNLTIYNAASSEKTLETMLTMAIIGIPFVLAYTISIYWVFRGKVKLDHMSY, translated from the coding sequence ATGGAATTTACTTTAGACATAAACACGATATGGTTCATCCTGATCGGCGTACTGCTGTCCGGTTACGGTATTCTCGATGGCTTCGACCTTGGTGTCGGGTCTCTTCATCTCCTTACCAAATCGGACCTTGACCGGAGAATTCTACTTAACTCCATCGGACCTGTCTGGGACGGTAACGAAGTGTGGCTTGTAACGGGAGGCGGTGCCCTCTTTGCAGCATTTCCTGATGTATATGCCACTGCTTTTTCCGGGTTCTACATCCCTTTTATGCTGTTGCTTTTTGTGCTGATTTTTCGGGCGGTCTCGATAGAAGTGAGGAGTAAAAGCGAGGGGAAAAGATGGCGGGCAGGCTGGGACAGGGCTTTTTCGATCTCAAGTATGGTTATTTCCCTCCTCATCGGTATAACAATCGGTAATGTAATTCTCGGTTTACCAATAGGGAAAGACAAGGAGCTCTACAGCAGTGTGATTGACATGTTGAATCCATATGCTCTGCTTGTCGGACTGACAACCCTCGCCGCCTTCATGATGCACGGTTCAATCTACCTCGCAATGAAAACAGACGGGGAACTCCAAAAACAGGTTCGCGGGTGGATAAACAACACGATTATCTTCTTTGTGATCACCTATGTAACCGCAACGATGGCAACCCTTATCTACATCCCTCACATGGTTGAGCCTTTCAGACAGCACCCGGCATTTTTTGCTCTTGCAATTCTGAATATGCTTGCAATAGCAAACATCCCTCGCGAGATAAACCGGGGTAAGGATTTCTTTGCCTTCCTCTCTTCATCGGCAGCAATTCTAAGCCTTATGGCACTTTTTGCGGTCGGGCTTTTCCCCAACTTTCTAATCTCTTCAATTTCACCCGAATATAATCTGACGATATACAATGCTGCATCCTCCGAAAAAACACTGGAAACAATGCTAACCATGGCAATCATCGGAATTCCATTTGTCCTCGCCTATACAATCAGTATTTACTGGGTTTTCCGGGGAAAAGTGAAACTTGATCATATGAGTTATTGA
- a CDS encoding cytochrome ubiquinol oxidase subunit I, protein MTTELWARLQFAFTISFHYIYPPLSIGLGLILVIMEGLYLKTGNKMYEIMTKFWVKIFALTFAMGVATGIVMEFEFGTNWSTYSRFVGDIFGSALAAEGIFAFFLESGFLAILLFGWNKVSPRVHFFSTCMVSLGSMLSAVWIVVANSWQQTPAGYHIVENGGVARAEITDFWAMVFNPSSVDRLSHTLGGSFLAGAFLVVSVSAYYLLKKRHEDIAKAGMKIALGVAFFGVFFQLFTGHSSASGVAKNQPAKLAAFEAHYDSLAPGDLYMFGWVNEKDKTVTGIAIPGMLSFLIHGDTKTPIRGLDSFPKGETPPVQMTFQTYHTMVAIGFTLIGLVLISLFLLWRGKLFTSALWLKVLVVSVLLPQIANQLGWYTAEIGRQPWIVYGLLKTSDGLSKVVTSEHIIFSLVLFTLIYAGLFVVFLYLLDKKIKHGPDDHVVELDFSEKPRLME, encoded by the coding sequence ATGACAACCGAACTTTGGGCGCGACTCCAGTTTGCTTTTACAATCTCATTTCACTACATCTATCCACCACTTAGTATAGGTCTTGGACTTATCCTTGTGATCATGGAGGGTCTGTATCTGAAAACGGGGAACAAGATGTATGAGATAATGACAAAATTCTGGGTGAAGATATTCGCACTGACTTTTGCAATGGGGGTTGCCACCGGAATTGTTATGGAATTCGAGTTTGGCACCAACTGGTCAACCTACTCCCGGTTTGTAGGTGATATCTTTGGAAGCGCCCTCGCAGCAGAAGGGATATTTGCCTTTTTTCTCGAGTCAGGTTTTTTGGCGATACTTCTTTTTGGCTGGAACAAAGTGAGTCCACGGGTTCATTTCTTTTCAACCTGTATGGTTTCTCTCGGATCAATGCTCAGCGCTGTATGGATAGTTGTCGCAAACTCATGGCAGCAGACCCCCGCCGGATATCACATCGTTGAGAACGGAGGTGTTGCAAGAGCGGAGATAACCGATTTCTGGGCAATGGTTTTTAATCCATCAAGCGTCGACCGCCTTTCCCATACACTCGGCGGATCATTTCTCGCCGGAGCTTTTCTTGTAGTTTCGGTGAGCGCATACTACCTGCTAAAAAAGCGACATGAAGACATTGCAAAAGCAGGAATGAAAATTGCACTCGGAGTTGCATTTTTTGGTGTATTCTTTCAGCTTTTTACAGGTCATTCGAGCGCTTCGGGAGTCGCAAAAAACCAACCGGCGAAACTGGCAGCATTCGAAGCTCATTATGACTCCCTCGCTCCGGGCGACCTTTACATGTTCGGCTGGGTTAACGAAAAAGATAAAACTGTCACGGGTATCGCTATTCCCGGAATGTTAAGTTTTTTGATCCATGGAGATACCAAAACCCCGATCAGGGGGCTCGACAGTTTCCCAAAGGGTGAAACTCCCCCTGTGCAGATGACTTTTCAGACCTACCATACCATGGTGGCTATCGGGTTTACACTGATTGGTCTTGTCCTGATTTCCCTTTTCCTTCTTTGGCGGGGGAAACTTTTCACTTCAGCTCTCTGGCTTAAAGTCCTCGTCGTTTCGGTTCTTTTGCCACAGATTGCCAATCAGCTTGGCTGGTATACCGCCGAAATCGGACGGCAACCATGGATTGTTTACGGTCTGCTCAAAACTTCAGACGGTCTGTCGAAAGTTGTCACATCGGAGCACATTATTTTTTCACTGGTGCTTTTTACCCTGATCTATGCGGGACTTTTTGTGGTCTTCCTTTATCTGTTGGACAAGAAGATAAAACACGGTCCCGATGATCATGTAGTGGAACTTGATTTCAGCGAAAAACCAAGGTTGATGGAGTAG
- a CDS encoding peptide chain release factor 3 codes for MTSISKQINSRKTFAIISHPDAGKTTLTEKLLLFGGAIQVAGAVKSNKIKKTATSDFLEIEKQRGISVTTSVMNFSYKGEKINLLDTPGHKDFAEDTYRTLTAVDSVILVIDCVKGVEEQTEKLMKVCRMRETPVIVFINKLDREGRDPVELLDEIEAKLDIRVRPLSWPLGMGKEFKGVYNIFENTFNFFSPSKQTVEKDVETFAGPRDPEFVKLFGKDAEKLDHELDLINGVYGDFVEEEYLNGSLAPVFFGSALNNFGVRELLDIFIKIAPNPRHRDSTKGRIEPGSDIFSGFVFKIHANLDPKHRDRIAFLRVCSGKFERNKFYHHVRLDRNIRFANPATFMAQDKNLIEEAFPGDVIGLYDSGIFKIGDTLTEGEKFMFKGIPSFSPEIFKELVLNDPLKSKQLEKGILQLTDEGLAQVFLQTSTNRKVVGTVGELQFDVIQYRLINEYGADCRFRPLNYDRACWVKYDSIDDISELLRLRSHNLFHDKHKNLTFLAESVYQLELAKEKNPKAQFLFSVEHNPETVEMEKIA; via the coding sequence ATGACAAGTATATCAAAACAGATAAACAGCAGAAAAACTTTCGCAATTATCAGCCATCCCGATGCGGGAAAGACGACTTTAACCGAGAAGCTCCTCCTTTTTGGTGGTGCAATTCAGGTTGCAGGAGCGGTAAAATCAAACAAAATTAAGAAAACCGCCACCTCCGACTTTCTCGAGATAGAGAAACAGCGTGGTATCTCTGTAACCACATCGGTGATGAACTTCAGTTACAAAGGGGAGAAAATCAATCTTCTTGACACCCCGGGTCACAAGGATTTTGCCGAGGATACCTACAGAACCCTGACAGCGGTCGACAGCGTAATTCTTGTTATCGATTGCGTTAAAGGTGTTGAGGAGCAGACGGAAAAACTGATGAAGGTCTGCCGGATGAGGGAGACCCCTGTGATTGTTTTTATAAACAAACTTGACCGGGAGGGTCGCGACCCCGTTGAACTGCTGGATGAAATAGAGGCAAAACTTGATATCAGGGTAAGACCCCTTAGCTGGCCTCTCGGTATGGGAAAAGAGTTCAAGGGAGTTTACAATATTTTCGAAAATACATTCAACTTCTTCAGTCCGAGTAAACAAACAGTCGAAAAGGATGTGGAGACTTTCGCAGGTCCCCGCGACCCCGAGTTTGTAAAACTTTTCGGAAAAGACGCTGAAAAACTTGATCATGAACTTGACCTTATCAACGGCGTTTACGGTGATTTTGTTGAAGAGGAGTATCTGAACGGTTCGCTTGCCCCAGTCTTTTTTGGGAGCGCACTCAATAATTTCGGCGTCAGGGAACTGCTCGATATTTTTATTAAAATTGCACCCAACCCAAGACACCGCGATTCCACAAAAGGAAGAATTGAACCCGGAAGTGACATTTTCTCAGGTTTTGTTTTCAAAATTCACGCGAATCTTGACCCGAAACACCGTGACAGAATCGCTTTCCTCAGGGTTTGTTCGGGTAAATTTGAGAGAAACAAGTTTTATCACCATGTCCGTCTCGACAGAAATATCAGATTTGCTAATCCTGCAACCTTTATGGCACAGGATAAAAATCTGATCGAGGAAGCATTTCCCGGTGATGTAATCGGCTTGTATGATTCCGGCATTTTCAAGATCGGTGATACCCTTACCGAAGGGGAGAAGTTCATGTTCAAGGGAATTCCCTCTTTCTCCCCCGAAATATTCAAGGAACTGGTGCTCAACGATCCGCTTAAATCGAAACAACTGGAGAAGGGAATTCTGCAGTTGACCGATGAAGGTCTGGCACAGGTTTTTCTGCAAACCTCGACAAACAGAAAAGTAGTCGGCACTGTCGGTGAACTGCAGTTTGATGTTATCCAGTATCGCCTGATCAACGAGTATGGTGCGGACTGCCGTTTCAGACCGCTGAACTACGACAGAGCCTGCTGGGTCAAATACGACTCCATCGACGACATTTCAGAATTGCTGAGACTTCGCTCCCACAATCTTTTCCACGACAAACATAAAAACCTCACCTTTTTGGCTGAATCAGTCTACCAGCTTGAACTTGCCAAAGAGAAAAACCCGAAAGCACAGTTTCTCTTCAGCGTGGAACACAACCCTGAGACAGTGGAAATGGAAAAGATTGCTTAA
- a CDS encoding T9SS type A sorting domain-containing protein, with the protein MFDLKQNPLGIGFLLLLFVFTTEVDAQYDTIVFSKQGYFSYESIVYMGDQNDDGYDDFVLSIRPDPNSQAANAMFFRGGNPIATEPVFSIPIQYPRAATACDWNRDGYRDIVTVFSNPPHPAIFDIFLGGPNIDNTPDVTFQFSYTDSSNNLLRLKGQSGSIDYNGDGWEELVAYHSYRPTNSGSIVFFETGSTDSIPTYHMLSDSNNAYYYSGNHSTVFQQFADIDGDGCTDISMEFQPVNIPDRPFRKFYYGNPSFAFSDTFKIFDTTGIIAVNDMNGDGKGELVLRNTETIFPYWYTKTISYGSKPPNLSEEAGLNLQNSATTYTVPIGDVNKDGFNDLIIHISYYTARLFLGGNPIPTEKADEYAFSIYNSPNFSGRIGDVTGDGVDDICIGEEAEYNLIYPLINNRVYIMKGVRKPTGVEDETGAELPTELKIRTSPNPFNGSTKVNYTVPGEGMIDMTVYDIMGREIYSNTTFRTKGEHSEVIDFNLLDVSSGTYMIRVSSQKENGQMAATVKVAYIK; encoded by the coding sequence ATGTTTGACCTAAAACAAAACCCGCTTGGTATAGGCTTTTTGCTTCTTTTATTTGTTTTCACAACAGAAGTTGATGCCCAGTATGATACTATAGTGTTCAGCAAGCAGGGGTATTTTTCGTATGAATCAATAGTTTATATGGGAGATCAAAACGACGATGGATATGACGACTTTGTTTTGAGTATAAGACCTGATCCAAATTCTCAAGCAGCAAATGCCATGTTTTTCCGGGGAGGAAACCCAATAGCCACGGAACCTGTTTTTTCGATTCCTATACAATATCCGAGGGCCGCTACTGCCTGTGACTGGAACCGCGATGGTTACAGGGACATTGTTACAGTGTTTTCAAATCCACCCCATCCGGCAATATTTGATATTTTTTTAGGTGGGCCTAATATAGACAACACACCCGATGTTACATTTCAATTTAGCTATACTGATTCCAGTAATAATTTGCTACGACTTAAAGGGCAATCCGGGTCAATTGATTACAACGGGGATGGATGGGAAGAGTTAGTCGCATACCACAGTTACCGCCCAACAAATTCCGGAAGTATCGTTTTCTTCGAAACCGGTAGCACGGATTCAATTCCAACATATCACATGCTTTCAGATTCTAACAACGCGTATTATTATTCCGGCAACCATTCAACGGTATTTCAACAATTTGCTGACATAGATGGCGATGGATGTACAGATATTTCAATGGAATTCCAACCCGTGAACATCCCGGATCGTCCCTTCAGGAAATTCTACTACGGTAATCCCTCATTCGCTTTCTCCGACACTTTTAAGATATTTGATACAACAGGTATCATTGCTGTCAATGACATGAATGGTGATGGTAAGGGAGAGCTTGTCCTCCGAAATACTGAAACGATTTTTCCTTACTGGTACACTAAAACAATTTCATATGGTAGTAAACCACCAAACCTGTCAGAGGAAGCGGGACTAAATCTTCAAAATTCAGCAACAACATATACGGTTCCAATAGGAGATGTGAACAAGGATGGTTTTAACGATCTAATTATTCATATTTCATATTATACGGCTCGTCTTTTTCTTGGGGGTAACCCGATACCCACAGAGAAGGCGGATGAATATGCCTTTAGTATTTATAACAGTCCCAATTTTTCAGGCAGAATAGGCGATGTGACAGGTGACGGAGTAGATGATATCTGTATCGGAGAGGAAGCGGAATACAACCTCATTTATCCTCTTATAAACAACCGTGTCTATATTATGAAAGGTGTCAGAAAACCAACGGGTGTCGAGGATGAGACTGGAGCAGAACTTCCGACAGAGTTAAAGATAAGAACCAGCCCAAACCCTTTTAACGGGAGCACAAAGGTTAACTACACAGTCCCGGGCGAAGGCATGATAGACATGACGGTTTATGACATAATGGGCAGGGAAATTTATTCAAATACAACCTTTAGAACAAAAGGTGAACATAGTGAGGTGATTGATTTCAACCTGCTGGATGTTTCAAGCGGGACATACATGATAAGGGTTTCTTCTCAGAAGGAGAACGGTCAAATGGCTGCAACCGTAAAGGTGGCCTATATAAAGTAA